The following nucleotide sequence is from Rhodothermales bacterium.
TCATCGGGAATCGGGATAGGTGACGTGCTCGAGCACGAGGCCCCGCGCGGGAGCGGCCGGGCCGGCGGCGCGGCGGTCCGCCCGGGCGAGCAGATCGGGCAGGCTGTCGGCCGCCCGTTTGCCGTGTCCGATCTCCACGAGCGTGCCCACGATGGCGCGGACCATGCCGTGGAGGAACCGGTTGGCCGAGATCCGGAAACGCCAGGCGCCGGCGTGCTCCTCCTGGATCCAGCCCGCTTCCGTGACCGTGCAAATCCTGTTCTGCGTGTCGGATGCGGTGCGGCAAAATGTATTGAAGTCGAAGGTGCCGACGAGCGCAGTCGCGGCCTCGTTCATGCGGTCGAAATCGGGCGGCGGATAGATGGGCGCCCGGAATCGGCGTTCGAGGGCATGGGGGATCGTCGTGACGTAATAGTGGTACGTGCGGGAGACGGCGTCATAGCGGGCGTGGAACGCGTCGTCTACGCGCGTCACGTCGCGAACCGCGATGGTTTCGGGGAGCAAGCCGTTGAGCGAGCCGCGAAGCCGGGTGGGCTCGATGGGGATGGGCGTCTCGAAATGGGCCACCTGGCCGCGGGCATGCACGCCGGCATCGGTCCGGCCCGATCCCACGACCGTGGCGTCGTGGCGTAGCGCCATCGCGAGGGCGTTTTCCAGCGTTTCCTGCACCGTCGCGGCGCCGGCCTGGCGCTGCCAGCCTGAAAAGTCGGTGCCGTCGTATTCGATCAGGAGTTTGTACTTCATGATGCCGCATTCGTGGATGCGCGCTAAATTACGCACGCGTTGGCACAATCTTGCGGCGAAACGGAGAGATTCCCATGAACCAGGCGACCACGGACTCCATCCCCTACCTGCGGATCTATCTGACGGGCTTCATGGGGAGCGGGAAAAGCACGCTCGGCGCCGCGCTCGCCGACCGCCTGGGCTACGCGTTTCTCGATCTCGACCAGGAAATCGTGCGGCGGATCGAGATGCCCATCGCGGAATACTTCCAGACGCATGGCGAGGTGCGGTTCCGCCGGCTGGAGACCTCGCTGCTCCACGAAACGCAGGCCGAAGAACGCGTGGTGGTGGCGGTGGGCGGCGGCGCGCTGGTGTCCGAGGCCAATCTGGCGTTTGCGCGGGAGCAGGGGCTTGTCGTTTACCTGATGGTCGATCAGGGAGAGATCATCCGCCGCCTTCGGGCCGAACAACATTCGCGGCCGATGCTCCTGGATGACGCGGGCCACTTGCTGCCGGAAAAGCGGGTCGAAGAGCGCATCGCCCGTCTGTTTGCCGCTCGCGAGCCGTATTACCACCGCGCGCACCTGTCGGTCGACCTGAGTGGATTGTCGGTCGACGCCGCCGGCGAGCGGCTCAGGGCGGAGATCGAGGCCTACGCGCGTCGGCACTGACCGCTCACAGCGATCGCGCGAGTTTGAAGCTCTGGCGGTGGTGGGGCGTCGGCCCCTGCCGTTCCAGCGCCGCGTAGTGCTCGGCGGTGGGGTAGCCGGCGTTATGGCTCCAGCCGTAGCCGGGGTGCCGGGCGTCGAGATCGCGCATGAGGCGGTCGCGCACGGTTTTGGCGATGATGGACGCCGCCGCGATGCATTGCGAGAGGGTGTCGCCTTTTACGATCGGCCGGGTTGGCCAGGGCGAATCCGGGATGGTGTGGTTGCCGTCGATGAGCACGATGTCCGGGGTGACGGCGAGGTCGGCGGTGGCGCGCCGCATCGCTTCCATGGACGCCCACAGGATGTTGAGCCGGTCGATTTCTTCCGGGGAGCAGATGCCCACGCCGATGGCTACCGCGGCGCGGCGGATGACGAGGGCGATGGATTCCCGTCGTTCGGGCGAGAGTTGTTTGCTGTCGCGGACGGAGGGCAGGTCGAGATCGGGCGGCAGGACCACGGAGGCGGCGACCACCGGGCCGGCCAGACAGCCCCGGCCGGCTTCATCCACGCCGGCCACATGGAGGCATCCCTGCGCCCAGTACATCTTTTCTATGTCAAGAGATGGACTAATCGCTCCCTGTGCCGTTTTTTCTGGAGTAGAACCGAACGCTATCACGCATCATTCAGGAGGAGCTAGTATATGGCGAAGAAAGTTAACGTCGCAATCATCGGTCTTGGCTTTGGCGCGGAGTTCATCCCCATCTATAAACGACACCCGAATGCCGAGTGCTACGCGATCTGTCAGCGGAACGAGGCCAAAATGAACGAAATCGGCGATGCCTTTGGCATCGACGTTCGCTATACGGATTACGAATCGGTGCTGGCCGACCCCAATATCGACGCCGTGCACATCAATACCCCGATCGCGGTCCACGGCAAGATGAGCATCCAGGCGCTCAAGGCCGGCAAACATACCGCGTGTACGGTGCCCATGGCGACGACCGTCGAAGAGTGCCTCCAGATCGTGGAAGCCCGGCAGGCGAGCGGCAAACACTACATGATGATGGAGACGGCGGTCTATACCCGCGAATTCCTGTACGCGAAGGAATTGCTCGACTCCGGCAAACTGGGCCAGCTCCAGTTCCTGCGCGGCTCGCATCAGCAGAACATGGGGCTGCCGGGATGGCCGGGTTACTGGTACGGTTTTCCGCCGATGCACTATGCGACGCACGCCGTGAGCCCGCTGCTCGCGCTGGCGGGCACGACCGTCGACGAAGTCGTCTGCTTCGGTTCCGGGAAGATCCAGGACGAGTACATCCCGCTGTACGGATCGCCGTTCGCGGTCGAGTCGTCGCTCATGAAGCTGCACGATTCGGACCTTGCCTGCGAGGTGACCCGGTCCCTGTTCAATACGATTCGTCAGTATCGGGAGAGTTTCGACGTGTACGGCACGCAGAGCTCCTTCGAATGGGAGCAGCTCTTCGAGGAGGGGATGGTGCTCTTCTCGGGCTTCGAGGATGCCGAACGGGTCAAGGTCCCCGATTACGGGCATCTCCTGCCGAAGGAAATCCAGTCGTTCACCCAGGCCGGCGTGTACGACGAGGAGCATGAACATACGTCGTTCATCCAGGGCAGCGGTCACGGCGGGTCCCACCCGCATCTGGCGAATGAGTTCATCCAGGCCATCGTCGAGGGGCGGCCGCCCATGCCCGACGCGGCCACGTCCGCCAACTGGACCATGGCCGGCATCTGCGCGCACGACTCCGCCATGAAGGGCGGCGTACGCATCTCCGTGCCGAGCATCTGAACGGCCGGCGTGTGCGAACACGGAACGAGGGTCCGGGGCAACGCTCCGGACCCTTTTTGTTTTTTACGGCGCTGCGGCGACACCTGCACCAAGCCTGTCGATGGAAGAAATAGCGCGTCTATTTCAGGGTGCTTCCCCGGA
It contains:
- the truA gene encoding tRNA pseudouridine(38-40) synthase TruA, which encodes MKYKLLIEYDGTDFSGWQRQAGAATVQETLENALAMALRHDATVVGSGRTDAGVHARGQVAHFETPIPIEPTRLRGSLNGLLPETIAVRDVTRVDDAFHARYDAVSRTYHYYVTTIPHALERRFRAPIYPPPDFDRMNEAATALVGTFDFNTFCRTASDTQNRICTVTEAGWIQEEHAGAWRFRISANRFLHGMVRAIVGTLVEIGHGKRAADSLPDLLARADRRAAGPAAPARGLVLEHVTYPDSR
- a CDS encoding Gfo/Idh/MocA family oxidoreductase, whose translation is MAKKVNVAIIGLGFGAEFIPIYKRHPNAECYAICQRNEAKMNEIGDAFGIDVRYTDYESVLADPNIDAVHINTPIAVHGKMSIQALKAGKHTACTVPMATTVEECLQIVEARQASGKHYMMMETAVYTREFLYAKELLDSGKLGQLQFLRGSHQQNMGLPGWPGYWYGFPPMHYATHAVSPLLALAGTTVDEVVCFGSGKIQDEYIPLYGSPFAVESSLMKLHDSDLACEVTRSLFNTIRQYRESFDVYGTQSSFEWEQLFEEGMVLFSGFEDAERVKVPDYGHLLPKEIQSFTQAGVYDEEHEHTSFIQGSGHGGSHPHLANEFIQAIVEGRPPMPDAATSANWTMAGICAHDSAMKGGVRISVPSI
- a CDS encoding shikimate kinase; its protein translation is MNQATTDSIPYLRIYLTGFMGSGKSTLGAALADRLGYAFLDLDQEIVRRIEMPIAEYFQTHGEVRFRRLETSLLHETQAEERVVVAVGGGALVSEANLAFAREQGLVVYLMVDQGEIIRRLRAEQHSRPMLLDDAGHLLPEKRVEERIARLFAAREPYYHRAHLSVDLSGLSVDAAGERLRAEIEAYARRH
- a CDS encoding ribonuclease HII; the encoded protein is MSPSLDIEKMYWAQGCLHVAGVDEAGRGCLAGPVVAASVVLPPDLDLPSVRDSKQLSPERRESIALVIRRAAVAIGVGICSPEEIDRLNILWASMEAMRRATADLAVTPDIVLIDGNHTIPDSPWPTRPIVKGDTLSQCIAAASIIAKTVRDRLMRDLDARHPGYGWSHNAGYPTAEHYAALERQGPTPHHRQSFKLARSL